One window of Populus nigra chromosome 5, ddPopNigr1.1, whole genome shotgun sequence genomic DNA carries:
- the LOC133694995 gene encoding uncharacterized protein LOC133694995: MEMELEQSMQRETTPSAQAMPSKNTWTSTILANDVSPSVTVPIGISSSSSSLISSSAKDLFRCSKSFRTLDIGAPKSYTTDKKLAWLRSQIIGDDVEFDSPFGKRRLTYADHTASGRSLRYIENFIINNVLPFYGNTHTSDSHVGHKTTKMLHEAAEYIKKCLGGGQDDAVMFCGSGTTAAIKRLQEVMAIAVPSTLRDRLIKCLSNEERWLVFVGPYEHHSNLLSWRQSLAEVIEIGLDDNGLIDIEDLRQRLESYKHANRPILGSFSACSNVTGIFSDTRGIAQLLHQHGGFACFDFAASGPYVKIDMRSGEIDGYDAIFLSPHKFLGGPGSPGILLMSKALYQLGSSAPSTCGGGTVDFVNGFCEKHTLYLNEIEERENGGTPQIIQTIRAALAFWVKEYISYRVIEEQENMYIAKALDRLLPNKNIWVLGNTTAKRQAILSFLIYSTTNSSSTRMIHESSTTDRKNTNDEVLYMWGEIGNKRDKPLHGPFVAALLNDLFGIQARGGCACAGPYGHSLLLVDEPRSLAFRSAINKGYVGVKPGWTRVSFPYYMSSEEFEFILAAIEFTAIYGQRFLPLYHFNWKTGSWTFRNKEFKNPVDKESNNDTNKFASYFTRAKHIANLLPKFPSQRKIPREIDLDLLYFRV; this comes from the exons ATGGAGATGGAGCTTGAGCAATCCATGCAGAGAGAGACCACTCCTAGTGCTCAAGCTATGCCCTCAAAAAATACTTGGACTTCTACCATTTTGGCAAACGACGTCTCACCATCAGTTACAGTACCTATTGGTATTAGtagttcttcatcttctttgatATCATCTTCTGCTAAAGATCTTTTCCGTTGCTCGAAATCGTTCAGGACACTAGATATCGGTGCCCCGAAGAGCTACACCACAGATAAAAAGCTAGCATGGTTGCGCTCTCAAATCATTGGTGATGATGTAGAGTTTGATTCTCCCTTTGGAAAGAGAAGACTCACCTATGCTGATCATACTGCCTCCGGGAGATCTCTTCGCTATATCGAGAATTTTATCATCAACAACGTCCTCCCTTTTTATG GTAATACACATACTAGTGACAGTCATGTGGGACATAAGACCACAAAAATGTTGCATGAAGCTGCCGAATATATCAAGAAGTGCCTAGGTGGTGGCCAAGATGATGCCGTCATGTTTTGTGGCTCAGGCACGACCGCAGCCATTAAGAGATTACAAGAAGTAATGGCCATTGCTGTGCCATCAACTTTGAGAGATAGGCTAATTAAATGCCTAAGTAACGAAGAGAGATGGTTGGTTTTTGTTGGTCCTTATGAGCACCACTCGAATCTGCTCTCGTGGAGGCAAAGCTTGGCAGAAGTAATAGAGATAGGTTTAGACGACAATGGCTTGATAGACATTGAAGATCTAAGGCAACGACTTGAATCATATAAACATGCAAACAGGCCTATTTTGGGTTCCTTTTCAGCTTGTAGTAACGTGACTGGGATTTTCTCGGATACTCGAGGAATTGCtcaacttcttcatcaacatGGTGGTTTTGCTTGTTTTGATTTTGCTGCAAG TGGTCCATACGTGAAAATTGATATGAGATCCGGCGAGATTGATGGTTATGATGCAATTTTCCTTAGCCCACACAAATTCCTAGGAGGGCCCGGATCACCGGGAATACTTCTGATGAGCAAAGCCCTTTATCAGCTAGGATCCTCAGCTCCATCAACTTGTGGAGGTGGAACTGTTGATTTTGTAAATGGCTTCTGTGAAAAG CATACATTGTACTTGAATGAaatagaggagagagagaacgGAGGAACTCCTCAGATAATTCAAACCATTAGAGCAGCATTAGCTTTCTGGGTTAAAGAATACATTAGCTACAGAGTGATTGAAGAGCAGGAGAATATGTACATCGCAAAGGCACTCGACAGGCTTCTCCCAAACAAGAATATATGGGTTTTAGGTAACACTACTGCTAAGCGACAAGCTATACTGTCCTTCCTCATATACTCCACCACAAACTCTTCATCAACTCGCATGATACATGAGAGCAGCACAACTGATAGAAAAAACACCAACGATGAGGTTCTTTACATGTGGGGAGAGATAGGAAACAAAAGGGACAAGCCTCTTCATGGACCTTTCGTCGCAGCACTCCTTAACGACCTATTTGGTATTCAAGCTAGAGGTGGCTGTGCTTGTGCTGGCCCCTACGGTCATAGTTTGCTCCTTGTCGATGAGCCACGCTCCCTAGCCTTCAGATCTGCCATAAATAAG GGTTATGTTGGAGTAAAGCCAGGGTGGACAAGAGTTAGCTTCCCCTACTACATGTCAAGTGAGGAATTTGAGTTCATTCTTGCTGCGATTGAGTTTACAGCCATTTATGGCCAGCGATTCCTTCCACTGTATCACTTCAATTGGAAAACAGGTAGCTGGACGTTCAGAAACAAGGAATTCAAGAACCCAGTAGACAAAGAAAGCAATAATGATACCAACAAGTTTGCGTCATATTTTACGAGGGCTAAACACATTGCGAATCTGCTTCCCAAATTCCCTTCCCAACGAAAGATTCCTCGGGAAATAGACCTTGACCTCTTGTATTTCCGAGTCTAG